In Gammaproteobacteria bacterium, the DNA window TCCTGAACACCATCCTTCAAAATGTCATAACCTCCACTGAGGTTAATCAACCCGTTACCCTGCCCTGACACCGTATTTCACCAAAGTCTCCGAGAGAGCCACCTTGACTTTAGCCATGGGGAGGAAAGGAGACGATTTTGCAACTGTCTGTTAAAAAATCGGTCTTTCCCGGCTGTCTGCCTGTAAGGGTAAATCGGCTTGCGCCGGTTATGTTTGCCTCGGCAAAGATTGATGCGTTTTTTACACCGCACACTTTCGTTGCATCCGCAACTGCATGATGTACAACGACAGAGCTACAGACTGGCACGCATCGGTAGGTGTCATGACGCAAAAATCGTAGATCGTCTATTTGCATAGATTTTCTTAGCCTGGTCATGATTGGTCTTTACAAGCCCCGGCTTTAGCTGTGGGGTTCATGGATAGATAGCAACTTGGGTTACTTATTGTGACAAGGCTAACGCCGCTTCGCGCTTCCGCCAACTATCTCCGATATCACGAACGATTTCAGTAAGCGTAATGCTATCTTCATTGATCTGGTTAATGTTACCGTGGTTTTTTCCCATGTAATTTCCTACTTGAACTCGATGCACGGTGCCATCTGGGCCTCGAACCAAGCCCCAACGTTCGCCTTGGCGCTCCAAGGTGCCGACCATGCGCAGGCTGTCCAGTGCATAATTCTCCAAAATTTCCCGGTTGCGATTGAAATCAGGTTGAATGTTGGAGGTAGATTTAGCGGTGGGTTCCTGCTCTCGCTGAGATTCGGGTTCGATAATAGATTCAAAAGGATCCCGTAACCCGGTAGAACCATAGGAAAAAGTTTCGTAAGGCCGAATTTCTGGCAAAGGATCGACATGAGAGGGCGGACG includes these proteins:
- a CDS encoding type IV pilus assembly protein PilP, with the protein product MSELQAFITEVKKRPPSHVDPLPEIRPYETFSYGSTGLRDPFESIIEPESQREQEPTAKSTSNIQPDFNRNREILENYALDSLRMVGTLERQGERWGLVRGPDGTVHRVQVGNYMGKNHGNINQINEDSITLTEIVRDIGDSWRKREAALALSQ